CTCAAAGAATATAATGCTTACATAGATAAGATATATTTCTGTCCCCATCACCCACAATATCAACCCGAATGCGTTTGCAGAAAACCAGGTATAGGTATGATACAAGAAGCATATAGAGATTTTAATATTGATACATCTCGTTCTTACCTCGTGGGAGATGCTACCAGAGATATAAAGGCGGGTATGGATGCGGGACTAAAAACTATCCTTGTAAAAACTGGGTGGGGTGGATCTGATGGGCATCATTCTGTGCAACCCAATTATATTGCAAATAATTTATACAGTGCGGTAGAAATTATTCTCCAAAAATATCCCCGAGCATAATTTTCATTCTTCTATCATCTCAAAAAGAAAGAACTGAGTGGGTATATTCTCTAAAAAATTATTATCAGATACAAAGAGCAAGGTTTTATTTCCGTTATTCATGGGTTTCCCTATGGTTGCTCCTTCAATATTTTCTATAAATATTCCTGTGGTTCGGAAGTCATAAAGGAGCGTTTTAGTGAGTATTTTGTTTGTAGGAAGGTCTTTGAGAGTTTTTGTCTCCTTATTCTTGTCTAATTGGATTTGAAATAT
This region of Chitinophagaceae bacterium genomic DNA includes:
- a CDS encoding HAD family hydrolase; the encoded protein is MILSQKRPAVFLDRDGVINENVETLTLYKDFHFIKKSEEAIRLLNTAGFLCIVITNQSLVGRGILSLEGLEAIHKQMQTSLKEYNAYIDKIYFCPHHPQYQPECVCRKPGIGMIQEAYRDFNIDTSRSYLVGDATRDIKAGMDAGLKTILVKTGWGGSDGHHSVQPNYIANNLYSAVEIILQKYPRA